Within the Deltaproteobacteria bacterium genome, the region GATGTCACCATGAAGGCGATCGCGGTCCCCGTGGTGAGCTTGGTCAGGAAGTTCCCGGCGCCGCTCGAGCCGAACAGGGTCTGGCTTCCGCCCCCGAACA harbors:
- the secG gene encoding preprotein translocase subunit SecG; translation: MTYVVPVIHVLACLFLIVVVLLQTGKGADMGAVFGGGSQTLFGSSGAGNFLTKLTTGTAIAFMVTS